Proteins found in one archaeon genomic segment:
- a CDS encoding alpha/beta hydrolase, translating into MQAVERQAGAGEFTINYATAGGGEAVLMLHGSEPAETWKVWEPMLGLADTYKLIAPDLVGFGKSTRPAETPDYVAQAHAVRDLAEGLSVAKGSIVGSGWGGQVALELALTWPEMVRAVVLLASSYDKDQLRRLEKLRRPTLIVFAEDDMVTQLKAGYLLRDAIGTSRLEVLDPVARDPKFDFRMSHRLQGFRGPQVMQLVRLFLAKPEEMVAEPPQLEEELKGMALRKEAEKGGEAST; encoded by the coding sequence ATGCAGGCGGTTGAGAGGCAGGCGGGCGCGGGAGAGTTCACGATCAACTACGCGACTGCGGGCGGGGGAGAGGCGGTGCTCATGCTGCACGGGAGCGAGCCGGCCGAGACGTGGAAGGTCTGGGAGCCGATGCTCGGGCTGGCAGACACCTACAAGCTGATCGCGCCCGACCTGGTCGGGTTCGGAAAGTCGACGAGGCCGGCGGAGACACCGGACTACGTGGCGCAGGCCCACGCGGTGAGGGACCTGGCGGAGGGCCTCTCGGTCGCGAAGGGGAGCATCGTGGGCAGCGGCTGGGGAGGGCAGGTCGCGCTGGAGCTGGCCCTCACGTGGCCGGAGATGGTGAGGGCGGTCGTGCTCCTGGCGAGCTCGTACGACAAGGACCAGCTGAGGCGGCTGGAGAAGCTTCGAAGGCCGACGCTGATAGTCTTTGCAGAGGACGACATGGTGACCCAGCTGAAGGCTGGGTATCTTCTGAGGGACGCCATCGGAACCTCGCGCCTCGAGGTCCTGGACCCGGTAGCGCGCGACCCGAAGTTCGACTTCCGCATGTCGCACAGGCTCCAGGGCTTCAGGGGGCCGCAGGTTATGCAGCTGGTAAGGCTCTTCCTGGCGAAGCCTGAGGAGATGGTCGCGGAGCCGCCCCAGCTTGAGGAAGAGCTGAAGGGGATGGCGCTGAGGAAGGAAGCGGAGAAGGGCGGGGAGGCCTCTACCTAG
- a CDS encoding adenosine deaminase yields the protein MARLGPGTKLAELHVHLGGSVDPSVMWEISHAQGIRLPTKDYWKFVDLVTVSKMKRKTFAEYLSLFKWTELIQSSPTAIERSVYQTIAGAYRKNNITLLELRFNPMKRNRGGEQDLDHIMMAAVRGLDRASLEYPVRTGIIVCLDRSFGQRLNEILVEKAILFSGRGVVGVDMAGPAKEGFRYAEYAPLFKRARKAGLGLTVHAGEDEGWRSVRDVMEHLEPDRIGHGVRATEDGRTLDALAERDLVLEVCPTSNLNTGIVKGPAEMRRVFRALKEHRVKFTINTDGPEMLGTNLRGEMEYLLREKALDESDLLKANGVAFGASFLRGKA from the coding sequence ATGGCAAGGCTGGGCCCCGGCACGAAGCTTGCTGAGCTCCACGTGCACCTTGGGGGCTCGGTGGACCCGTCGGTGATGTGGGAGATCTCCCATGCGCAGGGGATCAGGCTCCCGACCAAGGACTACTGGAAGTTCGTCGACCTGGTCACAGTCTCGAAGATGAAGAGGAAGACCTTCGCAGAGTACTTGTCGCTCTTCAAGTGGACGGAGCTGATCCAGTCCAGCCCGACCGCGATTGAGAGGTCGGTCTACCAGACGATCGCCGGGGCGTACAGGAAGAACAACATCACCCTCCTCGAGCTCAGGTTCAACCCGATGAAGCGCAACAGGGGCGGGGAGCAGGACCTGGACCACATCATGATGGCAGCGGTCAGGGGCCTCGACAGGGCGTCGCTTGAGTATCCGGTCAGGACCGGGATCATTGTTTGCCTGGACAGGAGCTTCGGGCAGAGGCTCAACGAGATCCTCGTGGAGAAGGCAATCCTCTTCTCGGGGCGAGGGGTGGTCGGGGTGGACATGGCCGGGCCTGCGAAGGAGGGGTTCAGGTACGCGGAGTATGCGCCGCTGTTCAAGAGGGCGCGGAAGGCGGGGTTGGGCCTCACTGTCCACGCGGGGGAGGACGAAGGGTGGAGGTCCGTCAGGGACGTAATGGAGCACCTCGAGCCGGACAGGATCGGGCACGGCGTGAGGGCGACGGAGGACGGGAGGACGCTCGACGCTCTGGCTGAGAGGGACCTGGTCCTGGAGGTCTGCCCGACGTCCAACCTGAACACAGGAATAGTGAAAGGACCCGCGGAGATGAGGAGGGTCTTCAGGGCGCTCAAGGAACACAGGGTCAAGTTCACTATCAACACGGACGGGCCGGAGATGCTGGGGACGAACCTGAGGGGGGAGATGGAGTACCTTCTCAGGGAGAAGGCCCTGGACGAGTCTGACCTCCTCAAGGCGAACGGGGTGGCCTTCGGGGCGTCTTTCCTCAGGGGAAAGGCTTGA
- the guaA gene encoding glutamine-hydrolyzing GMP synthase codes for MEPDLAGGIAVLDFGGQYAHLICRRVRALGVYAALLPHDTKTEELKRLGVAGVILSGGPASVYADGAPLADERLFEGEMPVLGICYGYQLLVRAHGGEVRRADRREYGRSSVRIVQREGIFEGVKGERLVCWMSHTDSATKIPGSLKVLAATEGSPYAAVEVAGGKQFGVQFHPEVTHTEQGQTLLSNFALGVCGARKAWSMEGFMQRSVESLSKLEGGVLCAVSGGVDSSVTAVLLNKALGERLRCVFIETGLLRAGEAEYVREFLGKDIGVTLEVVDAAGEFLRRLKGVSDPEEKRKIVGKAFADAFEEYARRHGPFAHLAQGTLYPDVIESGRSTGPAAVIKTHHNVGGLPKDLSMKVVEPLRELYKDEVRELGAILGIPRKVLMRHPFPGPGLAVRVVGEVTEEKLSVVRGAGKIVEEVLEEEGLYDKVWQAFAFVGDDRVTGVLGDERRLGFLVTVKVVESVDAMTADWAKLPHEVLGRISDRITNEVEGVVSVGYSISSKPPATIEPQ; via the coding sequence TTGGAACCGGACCTGGCCGGGGGGATCGCGGTCCTCGACTTTGGCGGCCAGTACGCGCACTTGATCTGCAGGAGGGTGAGGGCGCTGGGAGTCTACGCGGCGCTGCTGCCCCATGATACAAAGACCGAGGAATTGAAGAGGCTGGGGGTCGCCGGGGTCATACTCTCAGGGGGCCCGGCGAGCGTGTATGCGGATGGGGCGCCCCTTGCTGACGAGAGGCTCTTCGAAGGCGAGATGCCGGTCCTCGGGATCTGCTACGGGTACCAGCTCCTGGTGAGGGCCCATGGGGGGGAGGTGAGGAGGGCTGACAGGAGGGAGTACGGGCGCTCGAGCGTCAGGATAGTCCAGAGGGAGGGGATCTTCGAGGGGGTCAAGGGGGAGAGGCTCGTGTGCTGGATGAGCCATACTGACTCGGCGACCAAGATACCCGGCTCGCTCAAGGTCCTGGCTGCGACTGAGGGGTCGCCCTACGCGGCGGTGGAGGTCGCGGGGGGGAAACAGTTCGGGGTCCAGTTCCATCCGGAGGTGACGCACACGGAGCAGGGACAGACGCTGCTCTCGAACTTCGCGCTGGGGGTCTGCGGGGCCAGGAAGGCTTGGAGCATGGAGGGGTTCATGCAGAGGTCGGTCGAGAGCCTCTCGAAGCTGGAGGGAGGAGTCCTCTGCGCCGTGTCGGGTGGCGTCGACTCGTCGGTGACGGCGGTGCTGCTGAACAAGGCCCTGGGTGAGAGGCTGAGGTGCGTATTCATCGAGACTGGCCTGCTGAGGGCAGGGGAGGCGGAGTACGTCAGGGAGTTCCTGGGGAAGGACATCGGGGTCACGCTGGAGGTCGTGGATGCGGCGGGGGAGTTCCTGCGGAGGCTCAAGGGAGTCTCCGACCCGGAGGAGAAGAGGAAGATCGTGGGGAAGGCGTTCGCTGACGCCTTCGAGGAGTATGCGAGGAGGCACGGGCCCTTCGCGCATCTGGCGCAGGGGACGCTGTATCCTGACGTGATAGAGAGCGGGCGGTCGACCGGACCGGCCGCGGTCATCAAGACCCACCACAACGTGGGGGGGCTCCCGAAGGACCTGTCGATGAAAGTCGTGGAGCCGCTGCGCGAGCTGTACAAAGACGAAGTGAGGGAGCTGGGGGCGATCCTCGGGATCCCCAGGAAGGTCCTGATGAGGCATCCGTTCCCAGGGCCTGGGCTCGCGGTGAGGGTCGTGGGAGAGGTGACAGAGGAGAAACTGAGTGTGGTAAGGGGGGCAGGTAAGATCGTCGAGGAGGTCCTGGAGGAGGAAGGGCTCTACGACAAGGTTTGGCAGGCGTTCGCCTTCGTCGGCGACGACAGGGTGACGGGGGTCTTGGGGGACGAGAGGAGGCTCGGGTTCTTGGTGACAGTCAAGGTTGTGGAGTCTGTCGACGCGATGACCGCGGACTGGGCGAAGCTCCCCCATGAGGTCCTCGGCAGGATCTCCGACAGGATCACCAACGAGGTGGAGGGCGTCGTTTCGGTCGGGTATTCCATTTCGTCCAAGCCTCCCGCGACAATCGAGCCGCAGTGA
- a CDS encoding guanosine monophosphate reductase, which translates to MPQSFLSKLKTASSVYTFRDFILLPGRSEAEPKEIELASRLTKKIRLKVPLISSPMDTVTESTMALEMARLGGVGAIHRNMSTEAQVEQVRKVKASRVTVVTKDGKGRPMVGASISPLDPERCRALDRVADFLVADVAHFHNSKIIAAARRILPDLTADFIAGSVGTRKAVFDIIDELPRVDGFRAGIGSGSICITSEVTRVGAPTLFAVAEVASGVAERGLKIPVIADGGIRGPGDAALAFGAGASTAMLGSMIAGTDESPGKVLVRDGKKFKIHRGMASAAARKVRFALDRYSVPAKGLDEGVEAYVPYVGKTSDVVARMDNGVRAAFGYAGATSVEGMWKVANFGLMSPIGAGELGAHSLELKR; encoded by the coding sequence TTGCCACAAAGTTTTCTCTCCAAGCTGAAGACAGCGTCCAGCGTGTACACCTTCCGCGACTTCATCCTCCTTCCGGGGCGAAGCGAGGCGGAGCCGAAGGAGATCGAGCTCGCCTCCAGGCTGACCAAGAAGATCAGGCTCAAGGTCCCTCTGATATCGTCACCGATGGACACAGTCACCGAGTCCACGATGGCGCTCGAGATGGCGAGGCTGGGCGGAGTGGGGGCGATCCACAGGAACATGTCGACCGAGGCCCAGGTAGAGCAGGTCAGGAAGGTCAAAGCCTCGAGGGTGACAGTCGTCACGAAGGACGGGAAGGGGAGGCCGATGGTGGGAGCGTCGATTTCGCCCCTCGACCCGGAGAGGTGCAGGGCCCTGGACAGGGTCGCGGACTTTTTGGTCGCTGACGTCGCGCACTTCCACAACTCCAAGATCATAGCGGCGGCGAGGAGGATCCTCCCGGACCTGACCGCGGACTTCATCGCAGGGAGCGTGGGGACCAGGAAGGCGGTCTTCGACATCATCGACGAGCTCCCGAGGGTCGACGGGTTCAGGGCCGGGATAGGGTCGGGCTCGATCTGCATCACTTCAGAGGTGACCAGGGTTGGGGCGCCGACTCTCTTCGCTGTGGCGGAGGTCGCGAGCGGGGTCGCGGAGAGGGGCCTGAAGATCCCGGTGATAGCGGACGGGGGGATAAGGGGGCCAGGGGACGCGGCGCTGGCGTTCGGAGCGGGGGCCTCCACGGCTATGCTGGGCTCGATGATAGCCGGGACTGACGAGTCCCCGGGGAAAGTGCTTGTGAGGGACGGGAAGAAGTTCAAGATCCACAGAGGGATGGCGAGCGCGGCCGCGAGGAAGGTCAGGTTCGCACTGGACAGGTACTCAGTCCCGGCAAAGGGCTTGGACGAGGGGGTCGAGGCGTACGTTCCATACGTGGGCAAGACCTCGGACGTGGTCGCGAGGATGGACAACGGGGTCAGGGCGGCCTTCGGTTACGCAGGGGCGACCAGCGTGGAAGGGATGTGGAAGGTCGCGAACTTCGGGCTGATGAGTCCCATAGGGGCCGGCGAGCTCGGCGCCCATTCGCTGGAGCTCAAGAGGTAG
- the tuf gene encoding translation elongation factor EF-1 subunit alpha, translating to MANKPHLNLIVCGHVDHGKSTSMGHFLYDMGVVDNRMIEEFAKESEKTGSGDSFKYAWVLDKLKDERERGVTIDLAFERFETPKYFYTLIDAPGHRDFIKNMITGASEADAAVLVVSAKKGEADVALGPGGQAREHAFLLRTLGVTQMVVCINKMDDQTVKYSEERFNEAKQDVENLLKTVGYDIKKINVIPISGWTGENEVKKSTNMPWYKGMTLLEALDTFTEPPKPIEKPLRLPVQDVYTITGVGTVPVGRIETGKIKVGESVSIMPEGLTAEVKSIETHHTQMTEAMAGDNIGFNLRGVSKTDFRRGSVLGPSSNPATIAKEFQAQIIVVFHPTAIAPGYTPVLHAHTAQVAATITEIVAKIDPRTGQPTEEKPKTIKTGDSAIVRIQPLRPIVLETFKEYPELGRFALRDMGATVAAGIVREITQKGQVEKAVAKA from the coding sequence ATGGCCAATAAGCCTCACCTGAACCTCATCGTCTGCGGCCACGTGGACCACGGCAAGTCCACCTCCATGGGCCACTTCCTCTATGACATGGGAGTAGTCGACAACAGGATGATCGAGGAGTTCGCGAAGGAGTCCGAGAAGACGGGTTCGGGCGACTCTTTCAAGTACGCATGGGTCCTCGACAAGCTCAAGGACGAAAGGGAGCGCGGCGTCACCATCGACCTCGCCTTCGAGAGGTTCGAGACTCCGAAGTACTTCTACACTCTTATCGACGCCCCCGGGCACCGCGACTTCATCAAGAACATGATCACCGGCGCCTCCGAGGCGGACGCAGCCGTACTGGTCGTCTCAGCCAAGAAGGGCGAAGCCGACGTCGCACTGGGCCCAGGCGGGCAGGCAAGGGAGCACGCCTTCCTCCTCCGCACCCTCGGCGTCACCCAGATGGTGGTGTGCATCAACAAGATGGACGACCAGACCGTGAAGTACTCCGAGGAGAGGTTTAACGAGGCGAAGCAGGACGTGGAGAACCTCCTGAAGACAGTCGGCTACGACATCAAGAAGATCAACGTGATCCCGATCTCCGGCTGGACGGGCGAGAACGAGGTCAAGAAGTCCACAAACATGCCCTGGTACAAGGGGATGACGCTCCTCGAGGCTCTCGACACCTTCACAGAGCCCCCGAAGCCCATCGAAAAGCCGCTGCGGCTCCCTGTCCAGGACGTCTACACGATCACCGGCGTCGGCACGGTCCCGGTCGGAAGGATCGAGACGGGCAAGATCAAGGTGGGCGAGAGCGTTTCAATCATGCCGGAGGGCCTGACGGCCGAGGTAAAGTCCATCGAGACCCACCACACGCAGATGACCGAGGCGATGGCCGGCGACAACATCGGCTTCAACCTGAGAGGCGTGTCCAAGACCGACTTCCGCAGGGGGAGCGTCCTCGGCCCGTCCTCGAACCCGGCTACCATCGCGAAGGAGTTCCAGGCGCAGATCATTGTAGTCTTCCACCCGACGGCCATAGCTCCGGGCTACACCCCGGTCCTGCACGCTCACACCGCCCAGGTCGCAGCCACCATCACCGAGATCGTGGCCAAGATCGACCCCAGGACTGGCCAGCCCACGGAGGAGAAGCCAAAGACGATCAAGACCGGAGACTCTGCGATCGTGAGGATACAGCCCCTCAGGCCCATCGTCCTTGAGACGTTCAAGGAGTACCCTGAGCTCGGGCGTTTTGCCCTCCGAGATATGGGGGCCACCGTCGCTGCGGGAATTGTCCGCGAGATAACTCAGAAGGGCCAAGTCGAGAAAGCCGTAGCGAAGGCTTAG
- a CDS encoding transcriptional regulator, translated as MANDRAIGGAIFGGSILGIIVYALLLWFAWEETLKVTAFVGVALLLGILAWIGYTMATTPPPEPITDIPDVPESKPKA; from the coding sequence ATGGCCAACGACCGAGCCATCGGAGGGGCGATCTTCGGAGGCAGCATCCTCGGGATCATCGTCTACGCCCTTCTTCTCTGGTTCGCGTGGGAGGAGACCCTCAAGGTGACAGCCTTCGTGGGCGTCGCCCTGCTCCTCGGGATTCTCGCGTGGATTGGGTACACCATGGCCACCACCCCGCCTCCGGAGCCGATAACCGACATCCCAGACGTCCCTGAGTCGAAGCCGAAGGCGTAG
- a CDS encoding HAD family hydrolase gives MMVAARFGAFVFDLDGTLVRLPVDWDAVRARLKALFETDSAFVPLFESLKEHLALEPGKRTLAFGVVDEAEAKAAAACEPVGGALELVKKLGAKSSVGLVTMQGRRAVDRIAEDHGLVHAFAARATREDSLDRAEQLGLVLQKMSATAAGTLFVGDRANDAVAGRKAGVRVAIIGKKVTGEAAPDYAFGTILELAQFLGA, from the coding sequence ATGATGGTCGCGGCGCGCTTCGGCGCCTTCGTCTTCGACCTGGACGGGACTCTCGTGCGGCTCCCGGTCGACTGGGACGCGGTCAGGGCGAGGCTCAAGGCGCTCTTCGAGACCGACTCTGCGTTCGTCCCGCTCTTCGAGAGCCTCAAGGAGCACCTCGCGCTCGAGCCCGGAAAGAGGACCCTCGCCTTCGGAGTCGTCGACGAGGCTGAAGCAAAGGCTGCCGCGGCTTGCGAGCCGGTGGGAGGAGCGTTGGAGTTGGTGAAGAAGCTGGGGGCGAAGAGCAGCGTAGGCCTGGTCACGATGCAGGGACGGAGGGCGGTGGACAGGATCGCGGAAGACCACGGGCTGGTCCATGCCTTCGCGGCCAGGGCGACGAGGGAGGACTCGCTCGACAGGGCCGAGCAGCTCGGGCTAGTCCTTCAGAAGATGTCGGCCACCGCCGCGGGGACCCTCTTCGTGGGAGACAGGGCGAACGACGCGGTCGCGGGGCGGAAGGCTGGGGTCAGGGTCGCGATCATCGGGAAAAAGGTGACCGGGGAGGCAGCCCCCGACTACGCCTTCGGGACGATCTTAGAGCTGGCGCAGTTCCTCGGGGCCTAG
- a CDS encoding glycosyltransferase family 2 protein: MPRYETVTIARDEEANLGATLEALARQSLPPGQRVVVDDGSKDGTGAIAEKAGCTVVRLPSHEASYLGRPELASVINAGLEKVSPAADYVLIVDADNQLDEDYAGDLIAEMELDPKVAAASGEIQGERGDLETPRNSGFTVRTSAWRGLNGMRYPVMYGYEGWLRFKFAQSGLSTKVYPGIRSVVRRKTRLKGVYDGRAMFVLGYSPLYALGRVAVNFPSQPSESLRVLAGYLARGGLERSDVADWVGKRQKSLLLEKARQSFARGLR, encoded by the coding sequence TTGCCAAGATACGAGACGGTGACGATAGCCCGGGACGAAGAGGCCAACCTCGGGGCCACGCTCGAGGCTCTCGCACGTCAGTCGCTGCCGCCGGGACAGAGGGTGGTGGTGGACGACGGCTCAAAGGACGGAACCGGGGCAATCGCCGAGAAGGCAGGATGCACGGTAGTGCGGCTCCCTTCCCATGAGGCGAGCTATCTCGGGCGGCCCGAGCTGGCGTCTGTGATCAACGCCGGGCTTGAGAAGGTGTCCCCCGCGGCCGACTATGTGCTCATCGTGGATGCGGACAACCAGCTTGACGAGGACTATGCAGGCGACCTGATCGCAGAGATGGAACTTGACCCGAAGGTCGCAGCCGCGAGCGGGGAGATCCAGGGCGAAAGGGGAGACCTGGAGACCCCGAGGAATTCGGGGTTCACAGTCAGAACAAGTGCCTGGCGGGGACTCAACGGAATGAGGTACCCTGTGATGTACGGGTACGAAGGCTGGCTGAGGTTCAAGTTCGCGCAGTCGGGGCTCTCCACCAAGGTCTACCCGGGGATCAGGTCTGTGGTGAGAAGGAAGACTCGACTGAAGGGCGTCTACGACGGCCGGGCGATGTTCGTTCTAGGCTACAGCCCCCTCTACGCCCTCGGAAGGGTCGCAGTGAACTTTCCCAGCCAGCCCTCAGAGTCTCTCAGAGTACTGGCAGGGTACCTCGCGCGCGGGGGTCTCGAAAGGTCCGATGTCGCCGACTGGGTCGGGAAGCGCCAGAAGAGCCTCTTGTTGGAGAAGGCGAGGCAGAGCTTTGCGCGAGGCCTACGCTGA